From Tachypleus tridentatus isolate NWPU-2018 chromosome 8, ASM421037v1, whole genome shotgun sequence, a single genomic window includes:
- the LOC143258468 gene encoding uncharacterized protein LOC143258468 isoform X2, with translation MLGRYSTLAWIFLWHVSAKNQSSKEKYRQACTDQEHFVNFPPLQFSCSGKRLGGYYVDIESFCHIFHFCGPGYKGGVADHVFCCHPDLVFDQRFLVCDRPDIVDCTGSAQHYNLQFRNFRAYPELQNEFDEIATTDLTLTQAVHDNSNESQQLTRMNFQNPLLTETLEDIVEQNEFKTTEYSDNNVLRGSENTSVYPQIQNTVNGFVDTRYSSSTPSTLKNNFNEPIVKFLDINSSRMKEDSLLAFSVLSKMQMTTNKYINADQTSLGTETGKSVVTNYVKTHSETTALTNYMIPESKTPTYFVTSELKIGTDGSLKPRSEIVTSKPFIAILKSPAMLEVESTVPTNSMKSPAMLEVESTVPTNSMLPEPVHGTLINSSISEPEIILHFLTSEPESTDPVITEPERTTNSVTAELNTAVYPISESDIRSLIISVSPKSVTLVTDAEFLETVTTNTVLLETATTERNLTSLEPQISVMNSVISELIKRVGNPILSELQITRVTNSVLSESVSSVSNPILLEPQTTIGTNTVTSEPVTTLIKYTLSELQATIAPSSVISEQVTTVTHPIISEPETTTVINSVMSELVTTARNLTLLEPQRTVVNSVISESVTTATYPVISEPVTTTVINSVTSEPVLTLRNLFLSKLQTTLVPNSVISEPVTTVIYPVISEPKTTTVTNSMTSEPVKRVADTVVSEQERTIITNSVLSEPVKTVRTSIFSDPQTTIVPTSMILEPLMTVANPMISESETTTVRSSVTLKSVEIVTDIMISQPERIITTNTVITTSY, from the exons ATGCTGGGAAGATATTCAACATTAG cATGGATTTTCTTATGGCATGTCAGTGCAAAGAATCAG tcAAGCAAAGAGAAGTACAGGCAAGCATGTACAGACCAAGAACATTTCGTCAATTTCCCTCCACTTCAATTTTCCTGCAGTGGAAAAAGACTGGGAGGATATTACGTTGACATTGAGAGTTTCTGTCACATATTTCATTTCTGTGGTCCAGGCTATAAGGGCGGCGTTGCTGACCATGTGTTCTGTTGCCATCCGGATTTGGTGTTTGACCAGAGATTCCTGGTGTGCGACAGACCTGACATTGTAGACTGTACCGGGTCTGCCCAGCATTATAACTTACAGTTTCGAAATTTTCGCGCCTATCCAGAGCTACAAAATGAATTTGATGAAATCGCTACTACAGATCTCACGTTAACACAAGCAGTTCATGATAATTCCAACGAATCTCAACAGTTAACTCGAATGAATTTCCAAAACCCATTACTGACAGAAACTTTAGAGGATATAGTAGAACAAAATGAATTCAAGACAACGGAATATTCAGATAATAATGTCTTAAGAGGATCAGAGAACACTTCAGTTTACCCTCAGATCCAGAACACTGTTAATGGCTTTGTGGATACAAGGTACTCTAGTTCAACACCATCTaccttaaaaaataattttaacgaaCCAATCGTAAAATTCTTAGACATTAATAGTTCAAGAATGAAAGAAGACTCACTCTTAGCCTTCTCTGTGTTATCGAAAATGCAGATGACcactaataaatatattaatgctgACCAGACTTCACTAGGAACAGAAACAGGAAAAAGTGTAGTAACAAACTACGTTAAGACACACTCAGAAACAACTGCACTAACAAATTATATGATACCAGAATCAAAAACACCAACTTATTTCGTAACATCAGAGCTCAAGATAGGAACAGACGGTTCACTAAAGCCTAGATCAGAAATAGTGACATCAAAACCATTTATTGCCATATTAAAAAGTCCTGCTATGTTAGAAGTAGAAAGCACAGTACCAACAAATTCTATGAAAAGTCCTGCTATGTTAGAAGTAGAAAGCACAGTACCAACAAATTCTATGTTGCCAGAACCAGTTCATGGAACATTAATCAATTCTTCTATATCAGAACcagaaataatattacattttttgacATCCGAGCCAGAATCAACAGATCCCGTGATAACAGAACCAGAAAGAACAACAAATTCAGTTACAGCAGAACTAAACACAGCTGTTTACCCGATATCAGAATCAGACATAAGAAGTTTAATAATTTCCGTGTCACCAAAATCAGTTACATTAGTAACAGATGCCGAGTTTTTAGAAACTGTTACAACAAATACAGTTTTGTTAGAAACAGCTACGACAGAAAGAAATTTAACCTCATTAGAACCACAAATCTCAGTAATGAATTCTGTGATATCAGAGTTAATTAAGAGAGTTGGAAATCCCATTTTATCAGAGCTACAAATAACAAGAGTAACAAATAGCGTGTTATCAGAATCAGTTTCATCAGTAAGTAATCCCATTTTACTAGAACCACAAACAACAATAGGAACAAATACCGTGACGTCAGAACCAGTTACAACattgataaaatatactttatcagaATTACAAGCAACAATAGCACCAAGTTCAGTGATATCAGAACAAGTTACAACTGTAACACATCCTATAATATCAGAACCAGAAACAACAACAGTTATAAATTCCGTGATGTCAGAACTAGTTACAACAGCAAGAAATTTAACTTTATTAGAACCACAAAGAACAGTAGTGAATTCTGTGATATCAGAATCAGTTACGACTGCAACTTATCCTGTGATATCGGAGCctgtaacaacaacagtaataaatTCCGTGACATCAGAACCAGTTCTAACATTAAGAAATCTTTTTTTATcaaaactacaaacaacattagtaccAAATTCAGTGATATCAGAACCAGTTACGACAGTAATATATCCTGTGATATCGGagccaaaaacaacaacagtaacaaattCCATGACGTCAGAACCAGTTAAAAGAGTAGCAGATACAGTGGTATCAGAACAAGAAAGAACTATAATAACAAACAGTGTGTTATCCGAACCAGTCAAGACAGTAAGAACTTCCATTTTTTCAGATCCACAAACAACAATAGTACCAACTTCTATGATATTAGAACCACTGATGACAGTAGCAAATCCCATGATATCAGAATCAGAAACAACAACAGTAAGAAGTTCTGTAACATTAAAATCAGTTGAGATAGTAACAGATATTATGATATCACAGCCAGAAAGAATAATAACGACAAACACTGTTATCACAACAAGTTACTGA
- the LOC143258468 gene encoding uncharacterized protein LOC143258468 isoform X1, whose amino-acid sequence MLGRYSTLVAWIFLWHVSAKNQSSKEKYRQACTDQEHFVNFPPLQFSCSGKRLGGYYVDIESFCHIFHFCGPGYKGGVADHVFCCHPDLVFDQRFLVCDRPDIVDCTGSAQHYNLQFRNFRAYPELQNEFDEIATTDLTLTQAVHDNSNESQQLTRMNFQNPLLTETLEDIVEQNEFKTTEYSDNNVLRGSENTSVYPQIQNTVNGFVDTRYSSSTPSTLKNNFNEPIVKFLDINSSRMKEDSLLAFSVLSKMQMTTNKYINADQTSLGTETGKSVVTNYVKTHSETTALTNYMIPESKTPTYFVTSELKIGTDGSLKPRSEIVTSKPFIAILKSPAMLEVESTVPTNSMKSPAMLEVESTVPTNSMLPEPVHGTLINSSISEPEIILHFLTSEPESTDPVITEPERTTNSVTAELNTAVYPISESDIRSLIISVSPKSVTLVTDAEFLETVTTNTVLLETATTERNLTSLEPQISVMNSVISELIKRVGNPILSELQITRVTNSVLSESVSSVSNPILLEPQTTIGTNTVTSEPVTTLIKYTLSELQATIAPSSVISEQVTTVTHPIISEPETTTVINSVMSELVTTARNLTLLEPQRTVVNSVISESVTTATYPVISEPVTTTVINSVTSEPVLTLRNLFLSKLQTTLVPNSVISEPVTTVIYPVISEPKTTTVTNSMTSEPVKRVADTVVSEQERTIITNSVLSEPVKTVRTSIFSDPQTTIVPTSMILEPLMTVANPMISESETTTVRSSVTLKSVEIVTDIMISQPERIITTNTVITTSY is encoded by the exons ATGCTGGGAAGATATTCAACATTAG tagcATGGATTTTCTTATGGCATGTCAGTGCAAAGAATCAG tcAAGCAAAGAGAAGTACAGGCAAGCATGTACAGACCAAGAACATTTCGTCAATTTCCCTCCACTTCAATTTTCCTGCAGTGGAAAAAGACTGGGAGGATATTACGTTGACATTGAGAGTTTCTGTCACATATTTCATTTCTGTGGTCCAGGCTATAAGGGCGGCGTTGCTGACCATGTGTTCTGTTGCCATCCGGATTTGGTGTTTGACCAGAGATTCCTGGTGTGCGACAGACCTGACATTGTAGACTGTACCGGGTCTGCCCAGCATTATAACTTACAGTTTCGAAATTTTCGCGCCTATCCAGAGCTACAAAATGAATTTGATGAAATCGCTACTACAGATCTCACGTTAACACAAGCAGTTCATGATAATTCCAACGAATCTCAACAGTTAACTCGAATGAATTTCCAAAACCCATTACTGACAGAAACTTTAGAGGATATAGTAGAACAAAATGAATTCAAGACAACGGAATATTCAGATAATAATGTCTTAAGAGGATCAGAGAACACTTCAGTTTACCCTCAGATCCAGAACACTGTTAATGGCTTTGTGGATACAAGGTACTCTAGTTCAACACCATCTaccttaaaaaataattttaacgaaCCAATCGTAAAATTCTTAGACATTAATAGTTCAAGAATGAAAGAAGACTCACTCTTAGCCTTCTCTGTGTTATCGAAAATGCAGATGACcactaataaatatattaatgctgACCAGACTTCACTAGGAACAGAAACAGGAAAAAGTGTAGTAACAAACTACGTTAAGACACACTCAGAAACAACTGCACTAACAAATTATATGATACCAGAATCAAAAACACCAACTTATTTCGTAACATCAGAGCTCAAGATAGGAACAGACGGTTCACTAAAGCCTAGATCAGAAATAGTGACATCAAAACCATTTATTGCCATATTAAAAAGTCCTGCTATGTTAGAAGTAGAAAGCACAGTACCAACAAATTCTATGAAAAGTCCTGCTATGTTAGAAGTAGAAAGCACAGTACCAACAAATTCTATGTTGCCAGAACCAGTTCATGGAACATTAATCAATTCTTCTATATCAGAACcagaaataatattacattttttgacATCCGAGCCAGAATCAACAGATCCCGTGATAACAGAACCAGAAAGAACAACAAATTCAGTTACAGCAGAACTAAACACAGCTGTTTACCCGATATCAGAATCAGACATAAGAAGTTTAATAATTTCCGTGTCACCAAAATCAGTTACATTAGTAACAGATGCCGAGTTTTTAGAAACTGTTACAACAAATACAGTTTTGTTAGAAACAGCTACGACAGAAAGAAATTTAACCTCATTAGAACCACAAATCTCAGTAATGAATTCTGTGATATCAGAGTTAATTAAGAGAGTTGGAAATCCCATTTTATCAGAGCTACAAATAACAAGAGTAACAAATAGCGTGTTATCAGAATCAGTTTCATCAGTAAGTAATCCCATTTTACTAGAACCACAAACAACAATAGGAACAAATACCGTGACGTCAGAACCAGTTACAACattgataaaatatactttatcagaATTACAAGCAACAATAGCACCAAGTTCAGTGATATCAGAACAAGTTACAACTGTAACACATCCTATAATATCAGAACCAGAAACAACAACAGTTATAAATTCCGTGATGTCAGAACTAGTTACAACAGCAAGAAATTTAACTTTATTAGAACCACAAAGAACAGTAGTGAATTCTGTGATATCAGAATCAGTTACGACTGCAACTTATCCTGTGATATCGGAGCctgtaacaacaacagtaataaatTCCGTGACATCAGAACCAGTTCTAACATTAAGAAATCTTTTTTTATcaaaactacaaacaacattagtaccAAATTCAGTGATATCAGAACCAGTTACGACAGTAATATATCCTGTGATATCGGagccaaaaacaacaacagtaacaaattCCATGACGTCAGAACCAGTTAAAAGAGTAGCAGATACAGTGGTATCAGAACAAGAAAGAACTATAATAACAAACAGTGTGTTATCCGAACCAGTCAAGACAGTAAGAACTTCCATTTTTTCAGATCCACAAACAACAATAGTACCAACTTCTATGATATTAGAACCACTGATGACAGTAGCAAATCCCATGATATCAGAATCAGAAACAACAACAGTAAGAAGTTCTGTAACATTAAAATCAGTTGAGATAGTAACAGATATTATGATATCACAGCCAGAAAGAATAATAACGACAAACACTGTTATCACAACAAGTTACTGA